The following coding sequences lie in one Saccharomyces mikatae IFO 1815 strain IFO1815 genome assembly, chromosome: 10 genomic window:
- the XPT1 gene encoding xanthine phosphoribosyltransferase (similar to Saccharomyces cerevisiae XPT1 (YJR133W); ancestral locus Anc_4.363): MAENERMYISYNNIHKLCQGVAKHILVRNERPDIIIAITGGGMIPARIIRSFLKNKGQKNIPIQAIGLSLYENLGLDNSVETIGKEVIRTQWLDFGALNQHFDSLIGKKVLIVDEVDDTRTTLHYAVSELEKEIAEQQRILNRMNEDTIFSIFVLHNKNKPKRAALPDSMMNSGRYIAAQTVPDKWLCYPWDAEDIDEHTVLAKAQGND, from the coding sequence ATGGCGGAAAATGAGAGGATGTACATCTCCTATAATAATATCCACAAGCTTTGTCAAGGAGTGGCCAAGCATATCTTAGTTAGGAATGAAAGACctgatattattattgcGATCACTGGTGGTGGCATGATTCCTGCAAGAATTATCAGATCGTTTCTGAAGAATAAAGGCCAAAAGAATATTCCAATTCAGGCTATTGGTTTATCTTTGTATGAAAATTTAGGATTGGATAATAGTGTAGAAACTATCGGTAAAGAGGTCATCAGAACGCAATGGCTAGACTTTGGCGCTCTGAACCAACATTTTGATTCCTTAATTGGTAAAAAAGTTTTAATTGTCGATGAAGTTGATGATACTAGAACTACTCTCCATTATGCTGTTTCTGagttggaaaaagaaattgctGAACAACAAAGAATTTTAAATAGAATGAACGAAGACACGattttttctatctttGTTTTGCATAATAAAAACAAGCCAAAGAGAGCTGCGTTACCGGACTCCATGATGAATTCAGGGCGTTACATTGCTGCACAAACCGTTCCTGACAAGTGGTTGTGTTATCCTTGGGATGCTGAAGACATCGACGAGCATACAGTACTCGCTAAAGCTCAAGGTAACGACTAG